One genomic region from Streptomyces sp. NBC_00582 encodes:
- a CDS encoding FHA domain-containing protein: MSGGYGRCEGVRVDRCIQSGFVLPHGRVCFGQGESPVKLFAKLFGKSAREGSDNATARHRAQPDAEGQRPLFRDQVPGPGGDISGGQGAASVDPAQSGGIGFGQPSTSSTGGGFSPMSALVCTRCGNRNAENSRFCSNCGAPLRPGLTPERASETTSTISISGLEAYDSEATGQTQLPALSPEAQAAVDALPLGSALLVVRRGPNSGSRFLLDSDLTTAGRHPQSDIFLDDVTVSRRHVEFRRNPDGTFKVADVGSLNGTYVNRERIDEVPLSNGDEVQIGKYRLVFYASQQGY; encoded by the coding sequence CTGTCTGGTGGATACGGACGTTGTGAAGGTGTCCGGGTCGACCGGTGTATTCAGTCAGGGTTCGTCCTGCCCCACGGGCGGGTCTGTTTCGGTCAAGGGGAATCGCCCGTGAAGTTGTTTGCGAAGTTGTTCGGCAAGAGCGCGCGAGAGGGCAGCGACAACGCGACCGCCCGTCATCGCGCACAGCCCGACGCGGAGGGCCAGCGGCCGCTGTTCCGGGACCAGGTGCCTGGCCCGGGTGGTGACATTTCCGGAGGTCAGGGCGCGGCGTCTGTTGACCCGGCACAGTCCGGCGGAATAGGTTTCGGCCAACCGTCAACCTCAAGTACGGGTGGAGGGTTTTCTCCCATGTCGGCCCTGGTGTGTACGAGGTGCGGTAACCGCAACGCGGAGAACAGCCGCTTCTGCTCCAACTGCGGCGCGCCGCTGCGTCCCGGTCTCACGCCGGAGCGTGCGTCGGAGACGACGTCCACCATCTCCATCTCCGGTCTCGAGGCCTACGACTCCGAGGCCACCGGCCAGACCCAGCTCCCGGCGCTCTCCCCGGAGGCGCAGGCGGCGGTCGACGCGCTGCCGTTGGGCTCCGCGCTGCTGGTCGTCCGTCGTGGTCCCAACTCGGGCAGCCGCTTCCTGCTGGACAGTGACCTGACCACGGCCGGGCGTCACCCGCAGAGCGACATCTTCCTGGACGACGTGACGGTCTCGCGCCGCCATGTGGAGTTCCGTCGCAATCCGGACGGCACGTTCAAGGTCGCGGACGTCGGCAGTCTGAACGGCACCTACGTCAACCGGGAGCGGATCGACGAGGTCCCGCTGTCGAACGGTGACGAGGTGCAGATCGGTAAGTACCGGCTGGTCTTCTACGCGAGCCAGCAGGGCTACTGA
- a CDS encoding DUF881 domain-containing protein has product MCGMPQQPPVRSTPARVSRPDASMSLLTNVMDHSLDDGYAEAAARKKAEGAGGLPKTLRAKLGLAGGLVLAALVVTVGAAQARISAPVVAKEREELIDRVDSETKAADELERTVDRLRDDVSARQREALRHSGGSGQTDLVGILSGAVEVHGPGIKLVVNDAKEATTGGDGDPRETSGFSDTGRVRDRDMQKVVNGLWASGAEAVSINGQRLTALSAIRAAGDAILVDNKPLVPPYTVLAVGDGKKLSTRFQNSADGVYLNVLQENYGIRTAISVQDDVRLPAAPSVIVRTAQPRTEKGTS; this is encoded by the coding sequence ATGTGCGGCATGCCGCAGCAGCCCCCCGTTCGGAGCACACCCGCGCGCGTGTCGCGCCCGGACGCCTCCATGTCGCTGCTCACCAACGTCATGGACCACAGCCTCGACGACGGGTACGCCGAGGCCGCCGCCCGGAAGAAGGCCGAGGGCGCCGGCGGTCTGCCGAAGACGCTGCGGGCGAAGCTGGGTCTCGCGGGCGGTCTGGTGCTCGCGGCCCTGGTGGTGACCGTCGGGGCGGCCCAGGCACGGATCTCGGCCCCGGTCGTCGCCAAGGAGCGCGAAGAGCTGATCGACCGCGTCGACAGCGAGACCAAGGCGGCCGACGAACTGGAGCGCACCGTCGACCGGCTGCGCGACGACGTGAGCGCCCGGCAGCGCGAGGCGCTCAGGCACAGCGGCGGCAGCGGGCAGACGGACCTGGTCGGCATCCTGTCGGGCGCCGTGGAGGTGCACGGACCCGGCATCAAGCTGGTGGTGAACGACGCCAAGGAAGCCACCACCGGGGGTGACGGCGACCCGCGGGAGACCTCCGGCTTCTCGGACACCGGGCGGGTCCGTGACCGGGACATGCAGAAGGTGGTCAACGGACTCTGGGCGTCGGGTGCCGAGGCCGTCTCGATCAACGGGCAGCGGCTGACGGCGCTGTCGGCGATCAGGGCCGCGGGTGACGCGATACTGGTCGACAACAAGCCGCTGGTGCCGCCGTACACGGTGCTCGCGGTGGGGGACGGGAAAAAGCTCAGCACCAGGTTCCAGAACAGCGCGGACGGCGTCTATCTGAACGTGCTGCAGGAGAACTACGGCATCAGGACGGCCATTTCCGTGCAGGACGACGTCCGGCTGCCCGCCGCACCGAGTGTGATCGTACGTACAGCACAGCCGAGAACTGAGAAGGGCACATCGTGA
- a CDS encoding small basic family protein — MIAVLGLVVGVVAGLLVRPEVPAVVEPYLPIAVVAALDAVFGGLRAMLDGIFDDKVFVVSFLSNVVVAALIVFLGDKLGVGAQLSTGVVVVLGIRIFSNAAAIRRHVFRA, encoded by the coding sequence GTGATCGCCGTACTGGGCCTCGTCGTGGGAGTCGTGGCCGGCCTGTTGGTCCGGCCCGAGGTTCCGGCGGTTGTCGAGCCTTATCTGCCGATCGCCGTCGTGGCGGCGCTGGACGCCGTCTTCGGCGGTCTGCGGGCCATGCTCGACGGGATCTTCGACGACAAGGTCTTCGTGGTGTCGTTCCTGTCGAACGTGGTCGTGGCCGCGCTGATCGTGTTCCTGGGGGACAAGTTGGGTGTGGGTGCCCAGCTGTCCACCGGTGTCGTGGTCGTGCTCGGTATCCGGATCTTCTCCAACGCCGCGGCGATCCGTCGGCACGTCTTCCGGGCGTGA
- a CDS encoding bifunctional nuclease family protein translates to MNELDVVGVRVEMPSNQPIVLLREVGGDRYLPIWIGPGEATAIAFAQQGMAPARPLTHDLFKDVLEAVGQELTEVRITDLREGVFYAELVFASGVEVSARPSDAIALALRTGTPIFGSDTVLDDAGIAIPDEQEDEVEKFREFLDQISPEDFGTSNQ, encoded by the coding sequence GTGAACGAGCTCGATGTCGTAGGTGTCCGGGTCGAAATGCCCTCCAACCAACCGATCGTGCTGCTGCGTGAAGTGGGAGGCGACCGTTACCTCCCCATCTGGATCGGACCGGGGGAGGCGACGGCGATCGCCTTCGCCCAGCAGGGCATGGCCCCGGCGCGACCGCTGACCCACGATCTGTTCAAGGACGTGCTGGAAGCCGTCGGCCAGGAGCTCACCGAGGTGCGCATCACGGATCTGCGGGAGGGCGTCTTCTACGCGGAGCTGGTGTTCGCCAGCGGTGTCGAGGTGAGCGCCCGCCCGTCCGACGCCATAGCGCTGGCGCTGCGCACGGGGACGCCGATCTTCGGCAGCGACACGGTGCTCGACGACGCGGGCATCGCCATCCCGGACGAGCAGGAGGACGAGGTGGAGAAGTTCCGCGAGTTCCTCGACCAGATCTCGCCCGAGGACTTCGGCACCAGCAACCAGTAG
- a CDS encoding DUF881 domain-containing protein — protein MTNKDEVAENRLRKELPEEVPALPAVAEEPQEAAEPALTGRQRLAQGLWPPRVTRAQLIVALLLFGLGFGLAVQVASNSDSGNALRGARQEDLVRILDELDDRSQRLEDEKQGLEKQREELENSSDQAEEARKQTVEKEKQLGILAGTVAAQGPGITMTIEDTKGTVEADMLLDAIQELRAAGAEAIQVNDVRVVAGTYLTDSGDSVSVDGNKINAPFRFKVIGNPQDLEPALNIPGGVVQTLEKEQATVTVERSDKIVVDALRAAKQPDYARSSSQ, from the coding sequence ATGACCAACAAGGACGAGGTGGCCGAGAACCGACTGCGCAAGGAGCTGCCCGAGGAGGTCCCGGCGCTCCCTGCCGTGGCCGAGGAGCCCCAGGAGGCCGCTGAGCCCGCGCTGACCGGCCGGCAGCGGCTGGCGCAGGGGCTGTGGCCTCCGCGTGTCACGCGGGCCCAACTCATCGTCGCCCTGCTGCTGTTCGGGCTCGGCTTCGGCCTGGCCGTCCAGGTCGCCTCCAACAGCGACAGCGGAAACGCCCTGCGTGGCGCGCGCCAGGAAGATCTTGTGCGCATCCTCGATGAACTGGATGACCGCAGTCAGCGTCTTGAGGACGAGAAGCAGGGACTCGAGAAGCAGCGGGAGGAGCTGGAGAACAGCTCCGACCAGGCCGAGGAGGCCCGGAAGCAGACGGTCGAGAAGGAGAAGCAACTCGGCATCCTGGCGGGCACGGTGGCCGCGCAGGGGCCGGGCATCACGATGACGATCGAGGACACGAAGGGGACGGTCGAGGCCGACATGCTGCTCGACGCGATCCAGGAGCTGCGCGCGGCAGGCGCCGAGGCGATCCAGGTCAACGACGTGCGGGTGGTCGCCGGCACGTATCTGACGGATTCCGGTGACAGTGTGAGCGTCGACGGGAACAAGATCAACGCGCCGTTTCGTTTCAAGGTCATCGGCAACCCGCAGGACCTCGAGCCGGCGCTGAACATCCCTGGAGGCGTGGTGCAGACTCTGGAGAAGGAGCAGGCCACCGTGACCGTGGAGCGCTCGGACAAGATCGTCGTGGACGCCTTGCGAGCGGCGAAGCAGCCTGACTACGCTCGGTCGTCCTCACAGTGA
- the ftsR gene encoding transcriptional regulator FtsR has translation MLQTPRGGAGHGTAATDAGPMSIGTVLNALRHEFPEVTISKIRFLEAEGLIEPQRTPSGYRKFSPQDVERLGHVLRMQRDHYLPLKVIREHLDAMERGEAVPLPTVGRQRDGEALAEPSEGPTAARIGRAELLAAAGIDEAALAEWESYGLLVPLENGVYDAEAATVASLVAELGRFGIEPRHLRVMKAAADREAGLVDQVVAPLKRHRNPQTRAHAEARTKELAGLTVRLHAALVQTALGVRLP, from the coding sequence ATGCTTCAAACACCGAGGGGCGGTGCCGGGCACGGCACCGCCGCCACGGACGCCGGTCCGATGAGCATCGGCACCGTGCTGAACGCGCTGCGGCACGAGTTTCCCGAGGTCACCATCTCCAAGATCCGTTTCCTGGAGGCGGAGGGGCTGATCGAGCCGCAGCGGACCCCCTCGGGATATCGCAAGTTCAGCCCGCAGGACGTCGAGCGACTCGGCCACGTACTGAGGATGCAGCGGGACCACTATCTGCCGCTCAAGGTGATCCGGGAGCATCTGGACGCCATGGAGCGGGGCGAGGCCGTGCCCTTGCCGACCGTGGGCCGGCAGCGGGACGGAGAGGCTCTGGCGGAGCCCTCCGAGGGGCCCACGGCGGCCCGGATCGGGCGGGCCGAGCTGCTCGCGGCCGCCGGGATCGACGAGGCGGCGCTCGCGGAGTGGGAGTCCTACGGGCTGCTCGTGCCGCTGGAGAACGGTGTCTACGACGCGGAGGCCGCCACGGTGGCCTCGCTCGTCGCCGAGCTGGGGCGGTTCGGGATCGAGCCCCGGCATCTGCGGGTGATGAAGGCCGCGGCGGACCGTGAGGCGGGCCTGGTGGACCAGGTGGTCGCCCCGCTCAAGCGGCACCGCAACCCCCAGACCCGGGCGCACGCCGAGGCCCGTACGAAGGAGCTGGCGGGGCTTACGGTCCGGCTGCACGCGGCGCTCGTGCAGACCGCGCTCGGTGTCCGGTTGCCCTGA